The following nucleotide sequence is from Catillopecten margaritatus gill symbiont.
CGTATAAAACTAAGGGGAATAACAACTGTATTGTCAATGTTTGCAAGTTTTTCTGTGGCATTAATGGTTGCAGTTTGCACGCCGAAAAATGGAGCAAAAGTTGAGTGTTTGACACCAAGGTCTTGGTCAGGTGCATACCAAATGGGTAGTCCTGATTTTAGAGTTTTGATAAGGGTGCGTGAGTCTTTGGCTTTGATCATGGTTGAGCCATGTTTGATAAATTGCTTAGTCATTTCTGCATCAAATAAAAGGTTATTTTGTGGACGATAAACATCAGCAAATTCAAAATTTTGTAGCAACATTCTACCAGCCAACATCATCGTGGTGAAATGTCCGACCAGTAAAATTACATTTTTTTTCTGGATTAAAGCGGTTTCTAAGATATGTGAATTATCAATGCGATAGCGTTTTTTTAGCGTTTCATCCTTTAGGTAAAAACAATTTGCAGATTCAAAAAAAGCAATGCCAATGGCTTCAAAATGTTGTTTGGCTAATTGCTCAATGTCCGTTTGATTTTTCTCAGGAAAGCATTGGCTAATGTTAATCAATGCAATTTTTCTAAATTTGCTCAATAATGGGTACAAAATACGCCCCATTTTTTTACCAATAGCCACTTGTGTTTTAAACGAAAATTTTGAACCCAATTTCATTAAAGCAATTAAAATCCAAGTTGGGATAAATTTAGGATGATAAAAATTTGGTTTTTTCATTAAAATGGTTTTTTTATGTTGTTTTATTCAGGTCAAAAAATTGCCTTACATTAGTGAAAGTTTTATCAACGATTTACCCAATCAAATCGACATCGTTGATTTGATTGCTAAACGCTTGACGCTCAAAAAAATGGGGAGTGGCTATCGCACACCTTGCCCATTTCATGGCGGTAAAAATCCAAATCTTTCTATTGATGGGCAGAAGCAATTTTATCATTGTTTTAAGTGTGGTGAGAGTGGTGGTGCAATTAGTTTTGTACAAAAGTATGAAAATTTAGGTTTTGTGGAGGCGGTTGAGTCAATTGCTAATGAGTTTGGATTAAAAATTGAATATGACAAAAGCTCTAAACCTGTTGACCCAAGTTTGAATCGCTACCGTGCCTTATCTGAGAAAGTCAGTGAGTTTTATCAGCAACAATTAAGAACTTCCCCTGCCAAAAATACAGCCGTTGACTACGCAGAAAAACGCGGTATCAGCGGTGAAATTGCCAAGCGTTTTGCCTTGGGTTTTGCCACGCCTGGCAGCCAAGATTTATTAACGAATTTTGAACATACTGAGCAAGATGTGACGGATTTAAAGGCATTGGGGCTAATAAAAACGGGCGAATATGGCGATTATGATTTTTTCCGTGACCGCTTAATGTTCCCGATTCAAAACAGCAAAGGCAATGTGGTTGCTTTCGGTGGCAGGGCGTTTGATAATAAGGCTAAAGCCAAATATCTCAACTCACAAGAAAGCCCAATTTTCTTTAAATCAAAGGAACTTTACGGACTCTACCACGCCCGTAAGTATTCTCGTTCAATGGATTATATTTTGGTGGTTGAAGGCTATATGGATGTCGTCGCTCTGCACCAAGCAGGCATTACCAAGGTCGTGGCAGCCCTCGGTACAGCCACCTCATCTGATCATTTAAGAATTTTATCACGCACCACAAAAACCATCGTTTTTTGCTTTGATGGGGATGATGCAGGGCGTGCTGCAGCATGGAAAGCATTGCAAATCGCCTTGCCAATGATTAAATCGGGTTTATTGATTAAATTCTTATTTCTGCCTGACGGCGAAGACCCGGATACTTTAGTTAAAAAAGAATCAGCAGTGAACTTTGAAAAGCGTATTGAAAAAGCACAAACACTCTCAAAATTTCTATTTGACCATACAAAAGCAGAAGTTGATTTTGACACCATCGAAGGCAAAACTTTATTTTTAGAAAAAGTCTCAATCCTAATCTCTCAAGTAACTTACGATGTTTATCAACAACAACTTATTGACGGTGTTGCACAGGAAGTAGGGCAAAGCGTTAAGCAAGTTCAAACCGTCTTTAACAGGCAGGCGGAAAGCATACAAATGCAAGCACCAGTTGAAATAGATTACGAGCCTTTAATGCCAGATTTTGAAGCAGATTACTCTGATTTTAACCCCACTCCCAAAGAAAATAAATCGGTTAAAGCCTCAATGGCAAAAATGATTAGTTTGCTATTAAATTACCCATCACTTTCCGACGGCACCGTTGAAGTGCGAGTACGCAACATTGAAAAATCAGAGGTATTGTTAGAGTTAGTACGCTCAGCCGAAATTGACGAAGACATCACCCAAGAAGCGTTAATCAAACCTTTTAAACCCAAGTCAGGCATCTATAAACGCCTACAAGAACTTTGCATACTCACACCTCATTTAAGCGAAAATCAAGCTCGCGACGAATTTCAATCTGCCCTAAATTCAGCCGAAAGATACCAAGAAAGTGCTAGAGTTAAAAATTCAATATCCAATGCCGACACCTTAGAAGCACAACGCTTAGTAATGGAAGGCATTCAAAGAAGTAAAAGCAAGAAATAGTTATTCTTTGACCAACAGTTGAACAGATTGATCGCTACTTAGAATACTCCCCATAGCATCTTTAAACACCATTGCCGCAGAATTTGAACCTTCGCAAGAGACTTTTATTTTTGGCTTGTAATGAGTGTAACATTTTTTGGGATGATCAAGTCTGATTAGCGTAATATATTTTGGATTTTTGACGGGGGTAAAGCCAGCGAAAAAAGTGCGTTTTGCACCGTCTTTATTGTATTCTCCATCAATTACCATTTCTGCGGTGCCCGTTTTTCCAGCAACACTATAGCCTTTGATTCTTGCACGATAACCAGAGCCTTTGAGTGAGACAACTGCATCAAGTAAATCGGCGATTTTATGGGTTGATTCTTTGCTGAAAACTTGTGTGGTCTGTTCGTATGTCGTTAGACCTTTGACTAATTTTAAGGGCGGTACAGCACCATCGTTAGCAAAGACCAAGTAGGCTCTGGCAAGTTGTGCTAAATTGGCTTGCATGGGGCCGTAGCCATAGGAAAGGGTGCGTTTATCTGCTGTTGACCATGAGTCTGTGGTTTTGAGTAATCCAGAGGTTTCAATATTGGGAATTAGTCCGAGTGAACGGCCGAAGCCAAGTTTGTTCCAAGTGTTATACATCTGTTCTTTTGTTAATCTTTCGGAAATAGCGACGGTGCCGAGATTATGTGATTTTTGTAAAATCTTTTTTACCGTCATATGGGTGTATTTGTTATCGGGTTTGAGATGTCCAATCTTTTTAGTCACATTAATTAATTCGTCATCAGTTGCTGTGATTTTTTTCTTATCAAGTGCTAAAAGCATGGTAAATGGTTTCATGGTTGAGCCTGGTTCAATTTTGTCTGATAGCACATGGTTGCGATAATTTTCTGCGTTGTAAATGATTTTGTTATTTGGGTCTTCAGCAGGGTAGTTTGCCAATGCTAAAATTTCACCATTTTGATTTAAAATAATGGCTGAACCTGAATCGGCTTCGTGTTTTTTGACGGATTTTTTGATGGCAGTATAGGTATGGTATTGGATGTTGGCATCAATGGTTAAAGTAATATCTTTACCATGTTTGAGTTTTGTTTGTACCGCAGGATTAAAATATCCCCCTTGAGAATTTTGATTATAATCCAAGGTGTTCACGCCATTTTGACCGGCAAGCGTTGACTCAAATTCACCTTCAATGCCAGAAACCCCTTTTTTGTTATAATTGACACGACCAATCAAAGGTGCCAATGAAGCAGATTTTGGGTAATATCTGCGTTGCTCTGTTTGTAACGCCACACCAGAAATTTTTCTTTTCCTACAAATTTGAATCGTTGTGTAGCGAGGTATGTCTGTTTTTAGTTTTATGGCTATTAATATTTTGTCGTACCAAGGTGGTTTGATTTTTATGTCTTGAGGTTTGCAAGTTTTAAGTTTGAGTTTTTTAAGTTTTCTTAGATTTTCAAGAATAGGGTCGGTAAATCTGATATTTTTTTTAATTAGTAAGTTTCTTCTACCTAGCGTTTTACTGAGTTTTTTGTCAATGGCTGCTTGCAATTCCGTTTCTGGCATCATTAAAGCTTCTGCTAATTTTGGAATATATGCTTGCTGTAGAATTGTTGGGTCTAAATTAACGGTTTTTAAAATCAAATTACTGGCAAGCACTTCTCCATTTCTATCCAAAATATCACCACGCCACGCCTTAGAATTTGAAGTTTTACTTGCTTGTTTATTCCCTCTTTCTTGAAGCGTCATATTGCCAGCATTCAGTTGATGAAGGGTAATAACTCGATAGCCAAAACCGCAAACAAGTGCAATAAAAATCCATTTGATGATGTTTTGGCGGCGTGAATAATGTTGCGTTCTAGAAAACTGAAAGAGTGCTTTGAATTTGGCTATCATAATTCTAATTCCCTAACTTTAGCAGGTTGTTGCATACGCAATTTTTTAATGGCGTTTGTTTGAACTTTGCTGCCACTCATTTGCTCTGAGTGCTCGTTTAATAGTTGTTTTTTTTGCACCATAATCTTTTCTTTTTCTTCTTGTAAATTGATTGTTTTTTTGTAATACAGCGAATCTTGGTTGTGCCAAATAATACTCAAACAAGACAGGATAATAATAGCAAAAATAAGTAATCCATTGATACGATTAGTGGTTATTTTCATAGTTTTTTGGTGCGTTGAGCGATGCGTAATATCGCACTTCTTGAACGGCGACTATGGTTAATTTCTGCTGTGCTAGCAAAACTTTTACCTAAGTCCTTTAAGGGCATTTGTTCGGTTTCATTATTCATAATTGGCAAACCTTTAGGCAGTTGCTTTTGCTTTGAATATTTTTGAATAAATTGTTTGACGATGCGGTCTTCAATAGAATGAAAACTGATAACAGATAAACGACCCTTAGGAGAGAGAATATCAAGCGTTTGTTCAAGTGTGTCGGCGAGTTGCTTGAGTTCTTGATTGATGAAAATACGAATGGCTTGAAAAGTACGAGTGGCAGGGTGTTTGTTCTTTTTTGTTTTGACCACGCTGGCAACGATGTTGGCTAGTTGCAGGGTGGTTTGAATGGGTTGTTCTGTTTGAAATCTTTTGATAGCAGTGGCAATGTGGCGACTTTTACGCTCTTCGCCAAATTTGTAAATGACATTAGCGATGTCGGTTTCGTTGGCAGTTGCGAGCCATTCGGCAGCACTGATGCCAGCGGTTTGATTCATTCGCATATCAAGTGGACCATCGGCATTAAAACTAAATCCTCGTTGAGCATTGTCAAGTTGGGGCGATGAAACCCCTAAATCCATCAAAATTCCGTCGATTTGACCGAGCAAATTGCGTTCGTTGAAAATCGCATACATATTGGCAAAAGGACTGTGGATAACCTCTAAGCGCTTGTCGTTGAAATTTTGCTGGGCGTATTCAATGGCAGTGATGTCTTGGTCAAAAGCGATCACCTTGCCGTCATCACTTAATTTGTCCAAAATGCCCTGTGTGTGTCCGCCTCTGCCAAAAGTTGCGTCAACATAAATGCCATTATTTTTGATTGCCAACCCTTCGATAGATTCATCAAACATCACTGATTGGTGATGGTTACTGGTCATAACGACAGTTGGGTAACCTCGGCAGGTATTTCTTCTTGCTTGCTGAGTGCATCGAGATTATCAAGTTGTTTGTGCCAAGCGCCTTCATCCCAAAGTTCAAAATTATGCCCTTGCCCACTCAGTATGATTTTTTTGTCAATATTGGCATATTCTCTCAGCGTCGCAGGAATTAAAAGGCGTGATGCACTGTCTAATTCACAATCGGTCGCATGACCGATAAGTTTGCGTTTTAGGCGTTTGGTGTGGATATTGAGCGAGGGCAAGGCACTGACTTTTTCTTCAAGTGCTAGCCAGTCTTTTAAGGGGTAAAGCAATAAACACGCATCATCAGGATGAATACTAAGTACCATTTTTCCCGCACAAATTTCATTAATTTGTGTTTGGTGACGCATTGGAACTTTTACTCTTCCTTTGATGTCAACACTTAGATTGTGTACCCCACGGAACATTAACGATATTGTAAGTGTTTTTGATAAGTCGCCATTACACCTAAAATAAGGGCAACACTAGCAATAACCAAAAAAGGTTTAAAGTTATTGATTTCTGCTTGCTTGGATCCTATCAGTGCCAACACGCTAAGTGAAGTCGTTGACAAAAGTCCACCAATAAATATTTTTTTTAGTTGCATTACTTTTCTCCACTTTTGTTATATTAAAATACATTATATACCACTTTGTACCACTTTTTAACACTTATTTATCGCAAACTTATTTATACGACTATCTTGTATAATTCTCTGCGTTTTATATCCAGTTTATATATAGGCCCTTATGAGTTTAAAATTACACCAAGCAGCACTTGATTATCATCAAGGCGAACGACCAGGAAAGTTGATTGTTACTTCGCACAAATCTTTAGAGACCAAAGAGGATTTATCATTGGCCTATACGCCAGGGGTTGCAGCACCTGTGAGAGAGATTGCTGAAAATCCAGAACTGGTGAATAACTATACAATTAAGTCTAATTTGGTTGCGGTAATTTCAGATGGCTCTGCAGTTTTGGGCTTGGGTAATGTTGGGCCTTTAGCGTCAAAGCCTGTAATGGAAGGTAAGGCAGTTTTGTTTAAGAAATTTGCAGATGTAGATGTGTTTGATATTGAGGTAGATACGCAAGATGTAGATGAATTTGTACAAACAGTAAAAAATATTGCACCAACTTTTGGTGGTATTAATTTGGAGGATATTTCTGCACCTCGATGTTTTGAAATTGAAAAGCGCCTGATTGAGCTGTTGGATATTCCTGTGTTTCATGATGACCAACATGGCACGGCGATTATCATTGCGGCAGGGCTTTTGAACGCACTGGAAATCCAAGGAAAGACGGTGGAAAATGCAAAATTAACTTGTTTGGGTGCGGGGGCAGCAGGGATTGCGACCTTGAATTTGTTGTGTGAGTTGGGTTTTCAAAAAACTAATATTCTATTAGTGGACTCTAAGGGTGTAATTACGCAAAAAAGAGGTGATTTAAGCAAGGAAAAAGCAGATTACGCCAGCGTTTCAGAGAAGCACACTTTGGCAGATGCAATGCAAGATTGTGATGTGTTTGTGGGCGTGGCATCGGCAAATTTAGTTTCTAAGGAAATGGTGAAATCAATGGCAGATAATCCGATTGTGTTCGCTTTGTCCAATCCTGACCCTGAGATTTCACCTGCTGAAGCCAATTCGGTGCGTGATGATTTGATTATGGCAACAGGGCGAAGCGATTATCCAAATCAAGTTAATAATGTTTTGGGCTTTCCTTTTATTTTTAGAGGTGCGTTGGATGCCAAGGCTAGTGAGATTAATGTAGAAATGAAAATTGCCGCCGTGCATGCCCTTAAAGATTTAGCAAAACTGGAAGTTCCTCAAGATGTTTTAAAGGCTTATAACACGAATTCTATCAGTTTTGGAAAAGGTTATATTATTCCAAAACCGTTTGATAAAAGGCTGATTGATGTAGTGCCAAAAGCGGTATTTGAGGCAGCAGTTTCGACAGGTGTTGCAAATCTTTAAATAACCTAAATGTTTTTTGAAAAAATCCTTGTATGTTAAGGTAACTTATGGGATAATGTGCGATTGTTTTTCGGGGAGAGGATGAGCAACTGGTTGGCTCGACGGACTGTAAATCCGTTCCCTCTGGGCGAGTAGGTTCGAGTCCTACCCTCTCCACCAAAAAGCAAAGCAAGGATTTGCGGGTATCGTATATTGGTATTACCTTGGCCTTCCAAGCCAATGAGACGAGTTCGATTCTCGTTACCCGCTCCAATTAGTGAAAGAGGTTGCGCTCACCTAGCTCAGTCGGTAGAGCACTTCCTTGGTAAGGAAGAGGTCGGCGGTTCAAATCCGCTGGTGAGCTCCATTATTTTAGATAAAAAGAGGAAAATAAAATGTCAAAAGAAAAATTCGAAAGAACCAAACCCCATGTCAATGTAGGCACAATCGGCCATGTTGACCACGGCAAAACCACCCTAACAGCCGCCATGACAAAAGTAATGGCAGAAGCCAACGGCGGTGAATTCAACGACTACGCAGATATTGACAACGCCCCTGAAGAGCGTGAAAGAGGTATTACTATTTCAACAGCGCATGTTGAATACGAAAGTGAAACTCGTCACTACGCCCATGTTGACTGCCCAGGACACGCCGACTATGTTAAAAATATGATTACAGGTGCCGCTCAAATGGACGGCGCAATCATCGTAATTGCTGCAACAGACGGACCAATGGCACAAACTCGTGAGCATATCCTTTTATCTAAGCAAGTAGGCGTTCCTTATATTCTTGTTTATATGAACAAAGCCGATATGGTTGACGACGAAGAATTAGTAGAATTAGTAGAAATGGAAATCCGTGAATTATTGACTGAATACGATTTCCCAGGTGACGACACGCCAGTAATTTTCGGCTCAGCCCTTAAAGCACTAGAAGGCGATACCTCAGACATCGGTGTACCATCAATCATTAAATTGGTTGAAGCATTAGATACCTATATCCCAACTCCTAAGCGTGATACAGACAAAGACTTTATTATGCCAATTGAAGATGTGTTCTCAATCTCTGGTCGTGGCACGGTTGTTACAGGTCGTATCGAAGCAGGCATCGTTAATGTGAACGACGAAATTGAAATCGTTGGTATTAAAGACACCCAAACAACAACCTGTACTGGTGTTGAAATGTTCCGTAAGTTATTAGACTCTGGTGAGGCTGGCGACAATGTTGGTGTTCTTCTTCGTGGTACAAAGCGAGAAGAAGTAGAAAGAGGTCAAGTATTAGCCAAGCCTGGTTCAATCAAACCACACGCAAAGTTTGAAGCAGAAATCTATGTGCTAAGCAAAGATGAAGGCGGACGACACACTCCATTCTTCAACAACTACCGTCCACAGTTCTATTTCAGAACAACTGATGTAACAGGTGCTTGTCAATTGCCTGAGGGTGTTGAGATGGTTATGCCGGGTGATAATGTTAAGATGCAAGTTGAATTACTATCACCAATTGCAATGGAAGATGGTTTAAGATTTGCGATTAGAGAAGGCGGTCGTACGGTTGGTGCGGGTGTTGTTGCTAAGGTGACAGATTAAGAAATTGTAAGTTGGCTCAGAGGTTTTGAGCCTTATAAAAGGATACCTTTAGTAGTCATTTGACTGGTAAAGGTATTCTTATTTAGGCAAGTGGCTCAATTGGTAGAGTGGCGGTCTCCAAAACCGTTGGTTGGGGGTTCGAGTCCCTCCTTGCCTGCCAAATTTAAGGATGTAATGTGAGTAAAAAAGTAGAAAGTAAAGCGCAATCAGAATCATCACTAGGAATGTTTTTAGCAATCCTGATAGTGATTGGTTCGCTTGCAGTTTACTATATGGATCCATTAGCGTTAAATACAACTCTTTATAAGGTGTTGGTGCTATTTGCAGGTTTAATCATTGCAGGGTTTATATTTTTCAAATCACCACAGGGCATCCGTTTTAATGCGTTTTTGAAAGAAACTAAAATTGAATTACGCAAAGTTGTTTGGCCAACTAAGGATGAAACCGTTAGAACAACCGGTATGATTATGGTAGCAGTGGTTATTGTTGCTATATTCTTATGGATTGTGGATGCGTTCTTTACTTGGGCTGTTCAACTATTAACAAACTAAGGGAATTATAAAATGTCTAATAGATGGTATGTACTTCACGCAAGAAGCGGTTACGAAGCAAAAGTTAAGCTTGCGATTGAAGAGGCAGTTGAAAGAGAAGGTGTTGCA
It contains:
- the secE gene encoding Protein translocase subunit SecE encodes the protein MSKKVESKAQSESSLGMFLAILIVIGSLAVYYMDPLALNTTLYKVLVLFAGLIIAGFIFFKSPQGIRFNAFLKETKIELRKVVWPTKDETVRTTGMIMVAVVIVAIFLWIVDAFFTWAVQLLTN
- the lpxP gene encoding Lipid A biosynthesis palmitoleoyltransferase; the encoded protein is MKKPNFYHPKFIPTWILIALMKLGSKFSFKTQVAIGKKMGRILYPLLSKFRKIALINISQCFPEKNQTDIEQLAKQHFEAIGIAFFESANCFYLKDETLKKRYRIDNSHILETALIQKKNVILLVGHFTTMMLAGRMLLQNFEFADVYRPQNNLLFDAEMTKQFIKHGSTMIKAKDSRTLIKTLKSGLPIWYAPDQDLGVKHSTFAPFFGVQTATINATEKLANIDNTVVIPLSFIRGKSGYELDFSHPLEDYPSSDTQQNATLTNHILEQQILQAPEQYLWIHRRFKSRPMGEKTFYSLK
- the tufA_2 gene encoding Elongation factor Tu: MSKEKFERTKPHVNVGTIGHVDHGKTTLTAAMTKVMAEANGGEFNDYADIDNAPEERERGITISTAHVEYESETRHYAHVDCPGHADYVKNMITGAAQMDGAIIVIAATDGPMAQTREHILLSKQVGVPYILVYMNKADMVDDEELVELVEMEIRELLTEYDFPGDDTPVIFGSALKALEGDTSDIGVPSIIKLVEALDTYIPTPKRDTDKDFIMPIEDVFSISGRGTVVTGRIEAGIVNVNDEIEIVGIKDTQTTTCTGVEMFRKLLDSGEAGDNVGVLLRGTKREEVERGQVLAKPGSIKPHAKFEAEIYVLSKDEGGRHTPFFNNYRPQFYFRTTDVTGACQLPEGVEMVMPGDNVKMQVELLSPIAMEDGLRFAIREGGRTVGAGVVAKVTD
- the mraZ gene encoding Transcriptional regulator MraZ — its product is MFRGVHNLSVDIKGRVKVPMRHQTQINEICAGKMVLSIHPDDACLLLYPLKDWLALEEKVSALPSLNIHTKRLKRKLIGHATDCELDSASRLLIPATLREYANIDKKIILSGQGHNFELWDEGAWHKQLDNLDALSKQEEIPAEVTQLSL
- the penA gene encoding putative peptidoglycan D,D-transpeptidase PenA, with the translated sequence MIAKFKALFQFSRTQHYSRRQNIIKWIFIALVCGFGYRVITLHQLNAGNMTLQERGNKQASKTSNSKAWRGDILDRNGEVLASNLILKTVNLDPTILQQAYIPKLAEALMMPETELQAAIDKKLSKTLGRRNLLIKKNIRFTDPILENLRKLKKLKLKTCKPQDIKIKPPWYDKILIAIKLKTDIPRYTTIQICRKRKISGVALQTEQRRYYPKSASLAPLIGRVNYNKKGVSGIEGEFESTLAGQNGVNTLDYNQNSQGGYFNPAVQTKLKHGKDITLTIDANIQYHTYTAIKKSVKKHEADSGSAIILNQNGEILALANYPAEDPNNKIIYNAENYRNHVLSDKIEPGSTMKPFTMLLALDKKKITATDDELINVTKKIGHLKPDNKYTHMTVKKILQKSHNLGTVAISERLTKEQMYNTWNKLGFGRSLGLIPNIETSGLLKTTDSWSTADKRTLSYGYGPMQANLAQLARAYLVFANDGAVPPLKLVKGLTTYEQTTQVFSKESTHKIADLLDAVVSLKGSGYRARIKGYSVAGKTGTAEMVIDGEYNKDGAKRTFFAGFTPVKNPKYITLIRLDHPKKCYTHYKPKIKVSCEGSNSAAMVFKDAMGSILSSDQSVQLLVKE
- the dnaG gene encoding DNA primase codes for the protein MPYISESFINDLPNQIDIVDLIAKRLTLKKMGSGYRTPCPFHGGKNPNLSIDGQKQFYHCFKCGESGGAISFVQKYENLGFVEAVESIANEFGLKIEYDKSSKPVDPSLNRYRALSEKVSEFYQQQLRTSPAKNTAVDYAEKRGISGEIAKRFALGFATPGSQDLLTNFEHTEQDVTDLKALGLIKTGEYGDYDFFRDRLMFPIQNSKGNVVAFGGRAFDNKAKAKYLNSQESPIFFKSKELYGLYHARKYSRSMDYILVVEGYMDVVALHQAGITKVVAALGTATSSDHLRILSRTTKTIVFCFDGDDAGRAAAWKALQIALPMIKSGLLIKFLFLPDGEDPDTLVKKESAVNFEKRIEKAQTLSKFLFDHTKAEVDFDTIEGKTLFLEKVSILISQVTYDVYQQQLIDGVAQEVGQSVKQVQTVFNRQAESIQMQAPVEIDYEPLMPDFEADYSDFNPTPKENKSVKASMAKMISLLLNYPSLSDGTVEVRVRNIEKSEVLLELVRSAEIDEDITQEALIKPFKPKSGIYKRLQELCILTPHLSENQARDEFQSALNSAERYQESARVKNSISNADTLEAQRLVMEGIQRSKSKK
- the maeB gene encoding NADP-dependent malic enzyme, giving the protein MSLKLHQAALDYHQGERPGKLIVTSHKSLETKEDLSLAYTPGVAAPVREIAENPELVNNYTIKSNLVAVISDGSAVLGLGNVGPLASKPVMEGKAVLFKKFADVDVFDIEVDTQDVDEFVQTVKNIAPTFGGINLEDISAPRCFEIEKRLIELLDIPVFHDDQHGTAIIIAAGLLNALEIQGKTVENAKLTCLGAGAAGIATLNLLCELGFQKTNILLVDSKGVITQKRGDLSKEKADYASVSEKHTLADAMQDCDVFVGVASANLVSKEMVKSMADNPIVFALSNPDPEISPAEANSVRDDLIMATGRSDYPNQVNNVLGFPFIFRGALDAKASEINVEMKIAAVHALKDLAKLEVPQDVLKAYNTNSISFGKGYIIPKPFDKRLIDVVPKAVFEAAVSTGVANL
- the rsmH gene encoding Ribosomal RNA small subunit methyltransferase H: MTSNHHQSVMFDESIEGLAIKNNGIYVDATFGRGGHTQGILDKLSDDGKVIAFDQDITAIEYAQQNFNDKRLEVIHSPFANMYAIFNERNLLGQIDGILMDLGVSSPQLDNAQRGFSFNADGPLDMRMNQTAGISAAEWLATANETDIANVIYKFGEERKSRHIATAIKRFQTEQPIQTTLQLANIVASVVKTKKNKHPATRTFQAIRIFINQELKQLADTLEQTLDILSPKGRLSVISFHSIEDRIVKQFIQKYSKQKQLPKGLPIMNNETEQMPLKDLGKSFASTAEINHSRRSRSAILRIAQRTKKL